A genomic region of Desulfosarcina ovata subsp. ovata contains the following coding sequences:
- a CDS encoding type III pantothenate kinase, with translation MILCLNIGNTNMTGGVFDGPSLKLDFRRSSRPRISVDEFGLFLLGVLHSNAIDPSAIRQIAICSVLPEATYSLNSACRKYFSTDPFVIRSGVRTGLKIRYRNPREVGADRIANAMAAVHHHPQQDLVVASFGTATTFCAIGADKTYHGGVILPGIRISLAALVSHAAQLASVEIIPVDHVVGRSTAESMQSGLYYGQIGMAREIIDRMRTEAFQGRQPLVIGTGEFSGLFATPGLLDVVRPELALEGLYLALMMNA, from the coding sequence ATGATTCTGTGCTTGAATATCGGCAACACCAACATGACCGGCGGAGTATTTGACGGTCCGTCGCTGAAGCTTGACTTTCGCCGGAGTTCGCGCCCGCGCATCTCGGTGGATGAATTCGGCCTTTTTCTGTTGGGGGTGCTGCATTCCAATGCCATCGATCCAAGCGCCATCCGGCAGATCGCCATCTGCTCAGTGCTTCCCGAGGCCACTTACTCACTGAACAGCGCCTGCCGGAAGTATTTTTCCACGGATCCGTTTGTCATCCGATCCGGGGTACGGACGGGATTGAAAATCCGCTACCGCAACCCCCGGGAGGTGGGCGCCGACCGTATTGCCAATGCCATGGCGGCCGTGCACCACCATCCGCAGCAGGATCTGGTTGTGGCCAGCTTCGGGACTGCCACCACATTCTGTGCCATCGGTGCGGACAAGACCTACCACGGCGGCGTGATCCTACCCGGGATACGCATCTCTTTGGCGGCCTTGGTCAGTCACGCCGCCCAGTTGGCCAGCGTGGAAATCATTCCCGTGGACCATGTGGTGGGGCGCTCCACGGCCGAAAGCATGCAGTCCGGACTTTATTACGGGCAGATCGGCATGGCCCGGGAAATCATCGACCGCATGCGTACCGAAGCGTTTCAGGGACGCCAGCCCCTGGTGATCGGCACCGGTGAGTTCTCCGGCTTGTTTGCAACGCCGGGGCTGCTGGATGTCGTCCGTCCGGAACTGGCCCTTGAAGGGCTTTATCTGGCCCTGATGATGAATGCCTAA
- the panC gene encoding pantoate--beta-alanine ligase, giving the protein MKILDTINALQNWRKSIAHDKSVGIVPTMGALHDGHRSLIARCRRENDICVVSIFVNPTQFNDPNDLATYPVTFEEDRAICEAEGVDAIFMPQYGDLYPDDYRYRVSEDRESCLLCGAHRPGHFDGVLSVVMKLFNLAQPRRAYFGEKDWQQLQLVKGMVDAFFMPVSVVACPTVRETDDLALSSRNRRLTSDHRKKAARFPHLLSTDASAAEVARLLKTDGFEVDYVEDFRGRRCAAIHCGGVRLIDNLPAPKTEDR; this is encoded by the coding sequence ATGAAAATTCTCGACACCATCAATGCGTTGCAAAACTGGCGAAAATCCATTGCCCATGACAAGAGCGTCGGGATCGTACCCACCATGGGGGCCCTGCACGACGGCCACCGGTCCTTGATCGCCCGATGCCGGCGGGAGAACGACATCTGCGTCGTCAGCATCTTCGTCAATCCCACCCAGTTCAACGATCCCAACGACCTGGCCACCTACCCGGTGACGTTTGAAGAAGATCGGGCAATCTGCGAAGCCGAAGGCGTGGACGCGATTTTCATGCCCCAATACGGCGATCTCTACCCCGACGATTACCGTTACCGGGTATCCGAGGACCGGGAGAGCTGCCTCCTATGCGGCGCCCATCGCCCGGGACACTTTGACGGTGTCCTCAGCGTGGTCATGAAGCTCTTCAATCTCGCTCAGCCCCGGCGAGCCTATTTCGGTGAAAAGGACTGGCAGCAGCTTCAGCTGGTTAAAGGCATGGTGGATGCCTTTTTCATGCCCGTCAGCGTCGTGGCCTGCCCCACTGTTCGCGAAACCGACGACCTGGCCTTAAGTTCCCGAAACCGGCGCCTCACCAGCGACCATCGCAAAAAAGCGGCCCGTTTTCCTCATCTGCTGTCCACCGATGCATCGGCGGCCGAAGTGGCCCGCCTTCTGAAAACGGACGGTTTCGAAGTGGACTACGTGGAGGATTTCAGGGGGCGTCGTTGCGCGGCAATTCACTGCGGCGGGGTCCGGTTGATCGACAACTTGCCGGCACCGAAAACGGAGGATCGATGA
- a CDS encoding ABC transporter substrate binding protein: MNIPIGLIRIIVTVFVLFATPVTSVVAESHSLKHVLLLNSYHPGFSWSDGEEAGVIKQLGDALPSANILIEYLDAKRYPEKSNLVRMKNILVDKYHGKKIDLIIALDDAAVEMLTTYHAALFPDIPVVFAGIADFNKYAAKGRKGITGILETQNIKDTIDTALRLHPDTREVLAISDMTVSGISAQRALKAVMPVYDDRVKIRFLPECTFEEARATVAALPRNSIVLLNSYATDSEGKTLSTKDSTRMIVSAAKVPVYGVHENRFGDGIVGGYLLSGREQGRRAAIIGLRILAGEDGGSIPIEESGTAVPMFDYQQMERFDIPASKLPEGSIIINKPASVFTTHRNFAITITAILIILAVAVSLLAFFIVRLLQARATLRKKANELRFTQYAIDKATDQAFWTTEDGHFFYVNDAACRTLGYSREELLKLLVSDIGPAFPLDVFAEHWRDLREKGAVTLETLHRAKDGRVYPVEVRANFVVFDGKEYNCGFATDITERKRMEQSLRKSEGFQRALLQTIPDLVWLKDPNGVFLVCNAKFERLYNAKEENIIGKTDYDFVEKGLADFFQKHDRMAVAAGKPSSNEEWVTFADNGYRALLETIKTPMFDDQGELIGVLGIARDITDRKKAEEEKINLRSQLQQAQKMESVGRLAGGVAHDFNNMLGVILGYGELALEKTDPALQLHGALQEIMNAARRSADITRQLLAFARKQTVSPKVLDINETVAGMTGMLHRFIGEDIDLAWLPGEAVWPVMMDPGQIDQIMANLCVNARDAIADVGKVTIETGNVEFDEAYCAHHYGFLPGEYVLLAVSDNGCGMDSETLGNIFEPFFTTKDSGKGTGLGLATVYGIVKQNNGFVNVYSEPNQGTAFKIYLPRHRTEATGLPGKKMEPPAESGHETILLVEDEPAILEMTTKMLERMEYTVVAAKTPSEAIRLFREYDGEIHLLVTDVVMPGMNGRDLAKSLMSMHSHLKCLFMSGYTANVIAHHGVLDEGVNFIQKPFSKEQLGAKVREALDKDAGIFFDRNRLNPAQPGNHRPADVGPAQNTGKKTRLP; encoded by the coding sequence ATGAATATTCCGATTGGGTTGATCAGAATCATCGTAACTGTGTTTGTGCTATTTGCCACCCCTGTGACATCCGTCGTTGCCGAAAGCCACTCCCTTAAACATGTCCTGCTCTTGAACTCTTACCATCCGGGTTTTTCATGGTCGGACGGAGAAGAAGCCGGTGTCATCAAACAACTGGGAGATGCGCTTCCTTCAGCAAATATCCTGATCGAGTATCTTGATGCAAAACGCTATCCGGAAAAGAGCAATCTGGTTCGCATGAAGAATATTCTGGTTGACAAATATCACGGGAAAAAGATCGACTTGATCATCGCCCTGGATGACGCGGCCGTAGAGATGCTCACCACCTATCATGCAGCGCTTTTCCCGGACATTCCGGTCGTTTTTGCGGGCATCGCCGATTTCAATAAATACGCGGCCAAGGGACGCAAAGGCATTACCGGTATTCTCGAAACTCAAAATATCAAAGATACCATCGATACGGCTCTCAGGCTCCACCCGGATACAAGAGAGGTACTGGCCATCAGTGACATGACGGTCAGCGGCATTTCCGCTCAAAGGGCGCTGAAAGCGGTTATGCCCGTGTATGACGACAGGGTGAAGATCCGCTTTCTTCCGGAATGTACATTCGAGGAAGCACGGGCAACGGTTGCCGCGCTTCCTCGCAATTCAATCGTATTGCTGAATAGTTACGCAACAGACAGTGAGGGGAAGACGCTTTCCACGAAAGATAGCACCCGCATGATCGTATCTGCCGCGAAAGTACCGGTTTATGGGGTGCATGAAAACAGGTTCGGTGATGGCATTGTAGGCGGATATCTTCTCAGCGGCCGCGAACAGGGCAGAAGGGCGGCTATTATAGGGCTTCGTATTCTTGCCGGAGAAGATGGCGGCTCGATACCGATTGAGGAATCCGGGACAGCCGTTCCGATGTTTGATTATCAACAAATGGAACGCTTCGACATCCCCGCATCCAAACTTCCGGAGGGAAGCATAATCATCAATAAACCTGCATCGGTCTTCACCACACACCGTAATTTTGCCATCACGATCACCGCGATTCTCATCATACTTGCGGTTGCAGTCTCGCTGCTTGCTTTCTTCATTGTTCGACTGCTCCAGGCAAGGGCCACATTAAGGAAAAAGGCAAACGAATTGCGGTTTACCCAGTATGCCATTGACAAAGCAACTGACCAGGCCTTCTGGACGACCGAGGATGGCCACTTTTTTTATGTGAACGATGCTGCCTGCCGGACTCTGGGGTATTCACGCGAGGAACTGTTGAAGTTATTGGTATCGGATATCGGCCCTGCCTTTCCGCTCGATGTTTTTGCCGAGCATTGGCGAGATTTGCGGGAGAAGGGGGCCGTCACATTAGAGACTTTGCATCGTGCAAAAGACGGCCGTGTGTATCCGGTGGAAGTTCGTGCCAATTTCGTGGTTTTTGACGGCAAGGAGTACAACTGCGGTTTTGCGACGGATATCACGGAACGAAAGCGAATGGAACAATCTCTGAGGAAGAGTGAAGGCTTTCAACGTGCCCTGTTGCAAACCATCCCCGATCTGGTCTGGTTGAAAGACCCGAATGGCGTTTTCTTGGTCTGCAATGCGAAGTTTGAACGTTTATACAACGCAAAGGAAGAGAATATTATCGGCAAGACCGACTATGACTTTGTGGAAAAAGGTTTGGCGGACTTCTTCCAAAAACATGACCGCATGGCCGTTGCCGCCGGCAAGCCCTCCAGTAATGAGGAGTGGGTCACTTTTGCCGATAATGGTTATCGTGCACTTTTGGAAACCATAAAAACGCCGATGTTCGATGACCAAGGCGAACTGATCGGTGTATTGGGTATCGCCCGGGACATTACTGACCGTAAAAAGGCCGAAGAGGAGAAAATCAATCTCAGAAGCCAACTCCAGCAGGCCCAGAAAATGGAGTCCGTCGGACGTCTGGCCGGCGGCGTGGCCCACGATTTCAACAACATGCTGGGTGTGATTCTCGGATATGGTGAACTGGCTCTGGAGAAAACGGACCCCGCCCTTCAACTGCATGGTGCTCTGCAGGAAATCATGAACGCCGCCCGGCGTTCCGCCGACATCACCCGTCAACTGCTGGCTTTTGCCAGGAAACAAACTGTCTCTCCCAAGGTACTCGATATTAACGAAACTGTGGCGGGCATGACCGGTATGCTGCATCGCTTCATCGGCGAGGACATCGATCTGGCATGGTTGCCGGGCGAAGCGGTTTGGCCGGTGATGATGGATCCTGGCCAGATCGATCAGATTATGGCCAACCTTTGCGTCAATGCCCGGGACGCCATCGCGGATGTGGGCAAAGTCACCATCGAAACAGGCAACGTTGAATTCGACGAGGCTTACTGCGCCCATCACTATGGATTCTTGCCTGGTGAATACGTGCTTCTGGCCGTCAGTGACAACGGCTGCGGCATGGACTCAGAAACCCTGGGGAATATCTTCGAACCGTTTTTCACGACCAAAGACTCCGGCAAAGGAACAGGTCTTGGCTTGGCCACAGTGTACGGAATCGTCAAACAAAACAACGGCTTTGTAAATGTGTACAGCGAACCGAACCAGGGAACGGCGTTCAAAATATACCTCCCGCGGCATAGGACAGAGGCGACCGGCTTGCCGGGGAAAAAAATGGAACCGCCGGCCGAAAGCGGCCACGAGACGATCCTGCTGGTGGAGGACGAACCGGCGATTCTTGAAATGACGACAAAAATGCTTGAAAGAATGGAATACACGGTGGTAGCGGCAAAAACACCAAGCGAAGCCATTCGCCTGTTCCGTGAGTATGACGGAGAGATCCACCTGCTCGTGACCGATGTGGTCATGCCCGGAATGAATGGAAGAGATCTTGCCAAGAGCCTTATGTCCATGCATTCACATCTTAAGTGCCTGTTCATGTCCGGCTACACCGCCAACGTCATTGCCCATCACGGCGTTTTGGATGAAGGCGTGAATTTCATCCAAAAACCGTTCTCGAAGGAACAGCTTGGCGCCAAGGTGCGTGAGGCGCTGGACAAAGATGCGGGTATATTCTTTGACAGAAATCGCCTAAATCCGGCACAACCTGGCAACCACCGTCCGGCAGATGTTGGACCAGCACAAAACACCGGCAAAAAAACCCGACTGCCATAG
- a CDS encoding response regulator, with protein MKDLKILIVEDERILAEDLKETLLELGYNVAGNVGSGEKAVELASKTEIDLALMDIKLEGELDGVNTAEVLRNRFDIPVIYLTAFSDDTLLQKAKKTEPFGYVIKPYRASEIKSVIEMAFFKIEVERKRKESYKNLESEAQNHANKLEKMDATLKTLMEYRENEKNEAIRNVAKNLNDRVIPHFDTIRMRWPNKELNNLLDALTTTLQEIARPSENSLSDSINLTPMECRVVDLIRQGRTSKEIASLLGITVRGVTFHRGNIRKKLGIQNKKINLKASLSR; from the coding sequence ATGAAGGACTTGAAGATATTGATTGTCGAGGATGAAAGAATCCTTGCTGAAGATCTCAAAGAGACCCTTTTGGAATTGGGATATAACGTTGCAGGCAATGTGGGGTCCGGGGAAAAAGCGGTAGAACTGGCATCGAAAACCGAGATTGACCTGGCATTAATGGATATCAAGCTTGAAGGTGAATTGGATGGGGTGAACACAGCCGAAGTGTTAAGAAACCGTTTTGACATACCCGTAATCTATTTAACCGCGTTTTCCGATGACACCCTTTTACAAAAAGCAAAAAAGACGGAACCCTTTGGCTATGTAATCAAGCCTTATCGTGCCAGTGAAATAAAATCCGTTATCGAAATGGCCTTTTTCAAGATAGAGGTTGAACGAAAACGAAAAGAATCTTACAAAAATCTCGAAAGTGAGGCGCAAAACCACGCGAATAAGCTGGAAAAAATGGATGCGACGCTAAAAACCCTTATGGAATATCGTGAAAACGAAAAAAATGAGGCGATCCGTAACGTTGCTAAAAACCTGAATGATCGCGTCATTCCCCATTTCGATACAATCAGAATGCGATGGCCCAATAAGGAATTGAACAATTTATTGGACGCACTGACGACAACTTTGCAGGAAATCGCCAGACCATCGGAAAACAGCCTCTCCGATTCAATCAACCTGACCCCAATGGAATGCCGTGTTGTTGATCTGATCCGCCAGGGTCGCACAAGTAAGGAGATCGCCAGTTTGCTTGGAATCACTGTCCGCGGCGTAACCTTTCACCGAGGAAACATCCGAAAAAAACTCGGTATTCAAAATAAAAAAATCAATCTAAAAGCATCGCTCTCACGATAG
- a CDS encoding response regulator, which produces MTDDCILIVENELILAEDLSLTLKELGYEKYQITSTGEDAIAKVTHEKIGFVLMDIKLDGQIDGIEAAKQIQSFSDIPIVYLTAFSNEDLLTRAKETMPYGYLLKPFRSKELKAVIETARYKFEMEQRFKIKFKAMESLARKRKGADEIVTICCHCKKIKDPDGTWEYLESYIESHAIGKCSHSICPICAHGLYPEYYRDE; this is translated from the coding sequence ATGACTGATGATTGCATTTTGATCGTTGAAAACGAACTGATTCTAGCCGAGGATCTTTCGCTCACCCTGAAGGAACTGGGTTACGAAAAGTACCAAATTACCAGCACCGGAGAAGATGCAATCGCCAAGGTAACACACGAGAAAATTGGTTTCGTGTTGATGGACATCAAACTCGATGGTCAGATAGACGGTATCGAGGCTGCCAAGCAAATCCAATCCTTTTCCGATATTCCAATTGTTTACCTTACCGCCTTTTCAAACGAAGACCTGTTAACTCGTGCAAAGGAAACCATGCCGTATGGCTACCTGCTGAAACCATTCAGAAGTAAAGAGTTGAAGGCTGTCATTGAAACGGCGCGTTACAAATTTGAGATGGAACAACGATTCAAAATAAAATTTAAAGCGATGGAATCACTGGCCAGGAAGAGAAAAGGAGCCGACGAAATCGTAACCATCTGCTGCCACTGCAAAAAGATTAAAGACCCGGATGGAACGTGGGAATATCTTGAATCTTATATAGAGTCGCATGCCATTGGAAAATGTTCTCACTCAATCTGCCCGATTTGTGCACATGGTTTGTACCCTGAATATTACCGGGATGAATAG
- a CDS encoding PAS domain S-box protein codes for MKKTSVWVAKRAISKLQLLEQVMGYSPEEVLNTYARQYWVHPEQRDQLVREIQDKDAVRGKEILLRKKGGSTLWASVNAKQLKDDQGNFMGAEVMLRDVTKKKQAEELMLTQRDLSIALSSICDFKKALEICLDTALKLEEVDGGAIYLIDSNSGCLDLVVHRNLSTDFVNAVSHLDKESLQVKLVSKGESIFQPYAKMASSFSYSCGANRKIVHSAGIRALAVIPMSDDGKIFGCLVVSSTATDQLSSFSRYCLETVAGQMAAALSRIKIDQYLRSSRHNLKTLFESIDDFLFILDDTGRIIKTNPAVESRLGYASDELIGMDVTQVYPQNSQNGSHAAVRQTPISSATFHPNSIMRPDDHLMPRAGQAIPVETKINQGIWDGKPAFFAISRDITLRLKAEEAKRISEERLMAAIDAIDEGFVIFDKNDRLVMCNNKFLDIYKVSADMIKPGAKFEDFIRKGAYRGQYLDAEGDVENWVTEQMVTHRCGGENFEQRIYGDRWIRIAERKMEDGSMVGFRVDVTDIKRSEDLLRNALMEKEILLKEIHHRVKNNLAVISSMLNLQIKNNANKVVQESLKESRSRVRSMALIHETLHQANNLSAVRLRDYISKLIRDLLSVYEHFSDQFSIEYDIEDVYLDINQAVYCGIIINELVTNSLKYAFADNERGIIRISAKTQPNHEIELSVKDNGAGLPPGFNWEKTRTLGMRLISLMVEQLHGSMKASHQGGLKTVIRWKSSLQKEQCHD; via the coding sequence TTGAAAAAAACTTCTGTTTGGGTAGCAAAGAGAGCCATTTCAAAATTACAATTGCTGGAACAGGTTATGGGCTATTCTCCTGAAGAGGTGTTAAATACCTATGCAAGGCAGTATTGGGTACACCCGGAACAACGCGATCAATTAGTAAGAGAAATTCAGGACAAAGATGCAGTACGGGGAAAAGAAATTTTATTAAGGAAAAAAGGAGGTTCCACATTATGGGCATCTGTTAACGCCAAGCAGCTAAAAGATGATCAGGGAAACTTCATGGGTGCGGAAGTCATGCTCCGTGATGTCACCAAGAAGAAACAGGCTGAAGAATTAATGCTTACCCAACGCGACTTAAGCATTGCACTGTCAAGTATTTGTGACTTTAAAAAGGCGCTGGAAATATGCCTGGACACGGCCTTGAAATTGGAAGAGGTCGATGGTGGGGCGATTTATTTGATAGATTCAAACTCCGGGTGTTTGGATTTGGTCGTTCATAGGAACTTGTCGACGGACTTCGTTAACGCTGTGTCACATCTTGATAAAGAGTCTCTTCAAGTCAAACTGGTATCCAAAGGGGAGTCAATATTTCAACCATACGCCAAGATGGCGAGTTCTTTTTCATATTCTTGTGGTGCCAACCGCAAAATTGTACATTCCGCTGGCATTCGCGCGCTTGCGGTGATTCCCATGTCTGACGATGGTAAAATTTTTGGTTGTCTGGTCGTTTCATCTACTGCCACTGATCAATTATCCAGTTTCTCCAGATACTGCCTTGAAACGGTTGCCGGACAGATGGCCGCGGCATTGAGTCGAATTAAAATTGATCAATATTTGAGATCCAGCCGACATAACCTTAAAACCCTTTTCGAAAGTATCGATGATTTTTTGTTTATTCTGGATGACACCGGCCGGATCATTAAAACCAATCCTGCCGTGGAAAGCCGCCTGGGATATGCTTCCGATGAGTTGATCGGCATGGACGTTACTCAGGTTTACCCGCAAAATAGCCAAAATGGATCCCATGCAGCAGTGCGGCAAACTCCGATATCTTCAGCCACTTTTCATCCGAATTCAATCATGCGTCCCGATGACCACCTGATGCCCCGGGCTGGTCAAGCCATCCCTGTGGAAACGAAAATCAATCAAGGCATCTGGGATGGAAAGCCCGCGTTTTTCGCGATTTCCAGGGATATCACACTTCGTCTGAAAGCCGAGGAGGCAAAACGAATTAGTGAAGAGCGTCTCATGGCCGCTATTGATGCGATTGACGAGGGGTTTGTGATTTTTGACAAGAATGACCGCCTGGTCATGTGCAACAATAAATTTCTGGATATTTATAAGGTCTCAGCCGATATGATAAAACCCGGCGCCAAGTTTGAGGATTTCATCCGTAAAGGTGCCTACCGCGGACAATATTTGGACGCAGAAGGGGATGTCGAAAATTGGGTAACCGAACAAATGGTTACTCATCGATGCGGTGGTGAAAATTTCGAACAACGCATTTATGGTGATCGATGGATTCGAATTGCCGAACGCAAAATGGAAGATGGCAGCATGGTTGGTTTTCGGGTAGACGTTACGGACATCAAGCGCTCGGAGGATCTTTTACGTAACGCGCTGATGGAAAAAGAGATATTGCTGAAAGAGATTCATCACCGTGTTAAAAACAACCTGGCTGTGATTTCAAGCATGTTGAACCTCCAAATAAAAAACAATGCCAACAAGGTGGTTCAAGAATCGCTCAAGGAAAGTCGATCCAGAGTCAGATCGATGGCGCTCATTCATGAAACGTTGCATCAGGCCAACAACCTGTCGGCTGTTCGACTCAGGGACTATATTTCTAAACTTATTCGTGACTTACTGTCGGTCTATGAACATTTTTCAGACCAATTTTCGATCGAATATGATATCGAAGATGTATATCTGGATATCAACCAAGCCGTATACTGTGGAATCATCATTAATGAACTGGTTACCAACTCATTAAAGTATGCCTTTGCCGACAATGAAAGGGGGATCATTCGCATATCGGCAAAAACCCAACCGAATCATGAAATTGAACTGAGCGTAAAGGATAATGGGGCCGGCTTGCCCCCAGGTTTTAATTGGGAAAAGACCAGGACACTGGGAATGCGGCTTATTTCTCTTATGGTTGAACAATTGCACGGATCAATGAAAGCCAGCCATCAGGGCGGGCTGAAAACGGTAATCCGATGGAAGAGCTCACTACAAAAGGAGCAATGCCATGACTGA
- a CDS encoding ISNCY family transposase yields the protein MRLPEQEENRILLERKHAEFTFDKVIQFFRQTISAFPDRRIGTNTSYSIEDAALGAFSVFFTQSPSFLAFQSAMQQTKGKNNAQSLFGLTQIPCTNHIKSLMDEVHPSYVTPVFKYLFDGLEKSGHLDGFRSYDNNLLVAFDGTQYFASNTIHCDNCSRKHHKNGTVTYSHSVVTPVIVAPENNKVIALQPEFITPQDGHDKQDCENAAAKRWIDQYAAEYQPFGITVLGDDLYCKQPICKKLLDQELDFILVCKPDSHKTLYQWLDELDAMQTIETVVEKRWTGKTHEIDTYRFANKLPLRDSENAIDVNWCELTTTLPDGKIVYKNAFATNFEVSKSNVKQIVKDGRARWKVENENNNVLKNRGYNIEHNFGHGNKHLSSLLLTFNLLAFLFHTVLELMDEKYSLVRAELPTRKTFFDDVRALTRYMYFPSWEAMLTFMMRGLEIEYVDTS from the coding sequence ATGCGATTGCCAGAACAAGAAGAAAACCGCATCCTACTTGAAAGGAAACATGCAGAATTCACATTTGACAAAGTGATCCAATTTTTTCGCCAAACTATTTCTGCATTTCCTGACCGGCGCATCGGCACTAATACCAGCTACAGCATAGAAGACGCAGCCCTGGGAGCTTTTTCTGTTTTTTTTACCCAAAGCCCATCCTTTTTAGCCTTTCAATCCGCTATGCAGCAAACAAAAGGCAAAAACAATGCGCAATCACTTTTCGGCCTCACTCAAATTCCCTGTACCAACCACATCAAAAGTTTAATGGACGAGGTCCATCCCTCTTATGTCACGCCCGTGTTCAAATATCTTTTCGACGGATTGGAAAAATCCGGTCATCTGGACGGGTTTCGCTCATACGACAACAATTTATTGGTTGCCTTTGACGGAACGCAGTATTTTGCTTCAAATACAATTCATTGTGATAATTGTAGTCGCAAGCACCATAAAAATGGAACCGTAACCTATTCGCATTCAGTCGTGACCCCGGTGATTGTGGCACCGGAAAACAATAAGGTGATTGCTTTGCAACCGGAATTTATTACCCCCCAGGATGGCCATGATAAACAAGATTGCGAAAACGCGGCAGCAAAACGCTGGATCGATCAATATGCGGCGGAGTATCAACCTTTTGGCATCACTGTATTGGGCGATGATCTATACTGTAAACAACCGATTTGCAAAAAACTATTAGATCAAGAACTTGATTTCATTTTGGTCTGTAAACCCGATTCTCATAAAACCCTTTACCAGTGGCTGGATGAATTGGACGCCATGCAGACCATCGAAACCGTGGTGGAGAAGCGCTGGACCGGCAAAACCCATGAAATCGATACGTATCGCTTTGCCAACAAACTGCCGCTACGTGATAGTGAAAACGCCATTGATGTTAATTGGTGCGAACTGACAACAACCCTGCCCGATGGAAAAATCGTGTACAAAAACGCATTTGCAACCAATTTTGAAGTTTCAAAGAGCAACGTCAAGCAAATTGTCAAAGATGGCCGAGCACGCTGGAAAGTCGAGAACGAAAATAATAATGTTTTGAAAAACAGAGGCTATAATATTGAACACAACTTCGGTCACGGGAACAAGCACCTTTCATCATTATTGCTGACCTTCAACTTGTTAGCCTTTCTGTTCCATACCGTTCTTGAACTGATGGATGAGAAGTACAGCTTGGTTCGTGCTGAGTTACCAACGCGCAAAACCTTTTTTGACGATGTGCGCGCTTTGACGCGATATATGTATTTTCCCAGTTGGGAGGCGATGTTAACTTTTATGATGCGAGGCCTGGAGATCGAATACGTAGACACCAGTTAA
- a CDS encoding PAS domain-containing protein, translating into METHTFIGLLAILQTIGIILIWLWNIRLKNSMGQKKRAFLESKTELYQAREEWERTFDTVPDLITILDFKFNVLKTNNAVAKTLRVNKIPEKGLKCYALFHDMASPPSFCPLSKLIKDGRSHSAEVYIERLNAYFYVSVSPLTDSAGQLIGAVHVARDISDCKLREKQSEHLSSMREKLLRSGTLDEKMKWIADCMTSLFEKPMFRVWMVKEQDADNPPPGQGQTAKAQVVVEDLSFMLIADTCSSSGMEMNGNWPAFETSCLDQLMTNDSPWKIFDIRKWKGMPDNFQLAGSRILSNTGMPIGAFLLFVSDTIQIHKNNLMNSVVSATTNVLRGEISANSLRRSEKRYRKLFESLVDVYLRTDASGILKMLSPSIEQVQQL; encoded by the coding sequence TTGGAAACGCATACGTTTATTGGGTTATTGGCTATTTTACAAACGATCGGAATTATTCTCATATGGCTATGGAATATTCGGCTCAAGAATTCCATGGGACAGAAAAAAAGGGCGTTCTTGGAATCAAAGACCGAACTTTACCAGGCCAGGGAGGAGTGGGAACGAACATTCGATACCGTACCCGATCTGATTACCATTCTTGATTTTAAATTCAACGTTCTTAAGACAAACAACGCTGTGGCAAAAACATTAAGGGTAAATAAAATTCCAGAAAAAGGGTTGAAATGTTATGCCCTTTTTCATGACATGGCATCCCCACCGTCCTTTTGTCCCCTCTCTAAACTGATTAAAGATGGCCGGTCCCATTCAGCAGAAGTCTATATTGAACGCCTGAATGCCTATTTTTACGTCAGCGTTTCGCCCTTAACCGATTCTGCCGGGCAATTGATTGGTGCGGTTCACGTTGCCCGGGATATCAGCGATTGCAAGTTACGCGAGAAGCAAAGTGAGCACCTTAGTTCTATGCGTGAAAAGCTTCTCCGCAGTGGCACTCTTGATGAAAAAATGAAATGGATTGCCGATTGTATGACAAGCCTCTTTGAGAAGCCAATGTTTCGGGTTTGGATGGTCAAGGAGCAGGACGCCGACAATCCTCCCCCCGGCCAAGGGCAGACTGCGAAGGCACAGGTTGTTGTTGAGGATCTATCGTTTATGCTTATCGCCGATACATGCAGCAGTTCCGGGATGGAAATGAATGGGAACTGGCCGGCCTTTGAAACGAGTTGTTTGGATCAATTGATGACCAACGACTCCCCCTGGAAAATCTTCGATATCAGAAAATGGAAGGGGATGCCTGACAATTTTCAATTGGCAGGTTCCCGTATTCTTTCCAATACCGGCATGCCGATTGGCGCCTTTTTACTTTTTGTTAGTGATACGATCCAAATTCACAAAAACAATTTGATGAACTCAGTTGTTTCCGCCACCACAAATGTTCTTCGGGGTGAAATTTCGGCAAACTCGTTGAGACGCAGTGAAAAGCGTTACCGAAAGTTGTTTGAAAGTCTTGTTGACGTATACTTAAGAACCGATGCATCGGGCATCCTCAAAATGCTGTCGCCTTCGATTGAACAGGTTCAGCAATTGTAA